One segment of Pontibacter akesuensis DNA contains the following:
- the neuB gene encoding N-acetylneuraminate synthase: MNKTVIIAEAGVNHNGDIQLAKQLIDVAADAGVDYVKFQTFKADKLVSKEAKQADYQLKNLGGNSIENSQYNMLKKLELTESMHVELLKYAKQKGVKFLSTGFDEDSIDFLEQLGIDLYKIPSGEITNFPYLQHIARKRKPIVISTGMATLGEIEEALSVLKGEGVDLDKVTVLHCNTDYPTKYEDVNLNAMLTIQQAFKVNIGYSDHTLGIEVPVAAVALGAKVIEKHFTLDRDLPGPDHKASLEPDELKAMVSAIRNIEKAINGDGRKEPTSSELKNKDLARKSLHVKVNLEVGDEIGLSDLEVKRPGSGISSMYIPRVVGRKVVKPLQAGEILDWSHIQ; encoded by the coding sequence ATGAATAAAACAGTAATAATAGCCGAAGCTGGTGTAAATCACAATGGTGATATTCAGTTAGCCAAACAACTTATTGATGTTGCTGCTGACGCTGGGGTTGACTACGTGAAGTTTCAGACTTTTAAGGCTGATAAACTTGTAAGCAAAGAAGCGAAGCAGGCTGATTACCAATTGAAGAATCTAGGTGGTAATAGCATTGAGAATTCTCAGTATAACATGCTAAAAAAGCTGGAGTTAACAGAAAGTATGCATGTTGAGTTGCTGAAATATGCAAAACAAAAAGGAGTTAAATTTTTATCAACCGGTTTTGATGAAGATAGCATAGATTTCTTGGAACAACTTGGAATAGATCTTTATAAAATACCTTCTGGTGAAATAACAAATTTCCCTTACCTCCAGCACATTGCCCGAAAGCGCAAACCTATAGTTATATCAACAGGTATGGCAACTTTAGGTGAAATAGAGGAGGCCTTAAGTGTTCTAAAAGGGGAAGGAGTAGATCTAGATAAGGTCACCGTCTTGCACTGTAACACAGACTATCCTACAAAGTATGAAGATGTTAATTTAAATGCGATGCTAACAATACAGCAAGCCTTCAAAGTTAATATCGGATATTCTGACCATACTTTGGGAATTGAAGTACCAGTTGCGGCCGTAGCTTTGGGTGCAAAAGTTATAGAAAAACATTTTACTCTTGATAGAGATCTTCCAGGTCCAGATCACAAAGCGTCACTTGAACCGGATGAGTTGAAGGCGATGGTGTCAGCAATTAGAAATATTGAAAAAGCTATTAATGGTGATGGAAGGAAAGAGCCCACATCTTCGGAGTTGAAGAATAAGGATTTGGCAAGGAAAAGTTTACATGTTAAGGTCAACTTAGAAGTAGGCGATGAAATTGGTTTGTCTGACTTAGAAGTGAAAAGGCCTGGTAGTGGAATTTCTTCAATGTATATTCCGAGAGTAGTAGGTAGAAAAGTTGTCAAACCATTACAAGCGGGAGAAATACTTGATTGGTCACATATACAATAA
- a CDS encoding acetyltransferase — translation MQRIVLIGYSGHAFVIADTVKMLGGEIVGYCDKVEAKCNPFNLVYLGDEQEATTLSKLAALEASFIVSIGNNSARRNLTKHLTEQGMHSISVIHPTASVSKLSTVGNGSFISGGAIVNPMASIGMGAIINTSAVVEHECLVGDYAHIAPGAVLAGNVSVGEGSFIGANAVVKQGTSIGKNVIIGAGAVVVKDVPDNLILVGNPAVELKK, via the coding sequence ATGCAGCGGATAGTTCTCATCGGATACTCTGGTCATGCGTTTGTTATTGCAGACACTGTAAAAATGCTGGGAGGCGAAATAGTTGGATATTGTGACAAAGTAGAGGCTAAATGTAACCCTTTCAATCTGGTATATCTGGGAGATGAGCAGGAGGCAACAACTTTATCTAAACTCGCCGCTTTAGAAGCAAGCTTTATTGTGAGTATAGGGAACAACTCCGCTCGGAGAAATCTTACAAAACATCTTACTGAGCAGGGAATGCACAGCATATCAGTCATTCATCCTACTGCATCAGTTTCAAAGCTTTCTACTGTAGGCAATGGAAGTTTTATCTCCGGAGGAGCAATAGTTAACCCAATGGCAAGTATAGGTATGGGGGCTATAATAAATACAAGTGCAGTTGTTGAGCATGAATGCTTAGTTGGGGATTATGCACATATTGCCCCTGGCGCCGTGCTGGCTGGTAATGTAAGTGTTGGCGAAGGAAGTTTTATAGGAGCAAATGCTGTGGTAAAACAAGGGACATCTATCGGGAAAAATGTTATAATCGGAGCTGGTGCAGTGGTGGTGAAAGATGTGCCAGATAATTTAATTTTGGTAGGGAATCCTGCCGTAGAGTTGAAAAAATGA
- a CDS encoding LegC family aminotransferase — translation MTSSSKYSNIISYIKELFPGQNFIPLHEPRFVGNERKYVVDAIDSTFVSSVGAYVNRFEEMMQKITGAKYAVATVNGTAALHMALIVAGVTQGDEVISQDLTFIATANAISYLGASPVFLDIDRNNLGLSAASLEAFLQENGRKENNATFNRKTGKRIAACVPMHSFGFPCDIDKIAAICDEWHIPLVEDAAESLGSYHKTKHTGTTGLVGTFSFNGNKTVTCGGGGALVTNNEAIAKLAKHLTTQAKVPHAWEFNHDHIGYNYRMPNLNAALACAQLEQLGAFLENKRELATKYKLFFEGVEGVEFVTEESDAKANYWLNVLLLESKEARDAFLTEANSNGVMVRPAWTLMHKLPMFQDNLHGDVSVSTWIEERLVNIPSSVRL, via the coding sequence ATGACGTCATCAAGTAAGTACAGTAATATAATCAGCTATATCAAGGAGCTGTTTCCTGGGCAAAATTTTATTCCCCTACATGAGCCGCGCTTTGTCGGGAATGAAAGAAAGTATGTTGTTGATGCAATCGATTCAACATTCGTGTCTTCAGTAGGGGCATATGTTAATCGCTTTGAGGAGATGATGCAGAAAATAACCGGGGCAAAGTATGCTGTGGCAACTGTCAACGGAACAGCAGCCTTGCACATGGCTCTAATCGTTGCAGGTGTCACCCAAGGAGATGAAGTTATCTCACAAGACTTAACCTTTATTGCTACGGCCAACGCTATTAGCTACTTAGGAGCTTCACCTGTATTCCTAGATATCGATAGAAATAACTTAGGGCTATCTGCCGCTAGTTTAGAAGCTTTCTTGCAGGAAAATGGGCGAAAGGAAAATAATGCTACCTTCAACAGGAAGACGGGAAAACGAATAGCTGCTTGCGTGCCCATGCACAGCTTTGGCTTTCCGTGTGATATAGACAAAATAGCCGCAATATGTGATGAGTGGCATATTCCACTCGTCGAAGATGCTGCTGAATCCTTGGGTAGCTATCATAAAACCAAACATACTGGTACCACTGGTTTAGTCGGAACGTTTAGCTTTAACGGCAATAAAACTGTTACCTGTGGCGGTGGAGGTGCACTGGTAACAAATAACGAAGCTATAGCTAAGCTTGCAAAGCACCTGACAACACAAGCGAAGGTTCCTCATGCATGGGAGTTTAACCACGACCATATAGGTTATAATTATCGCATGCCAAACCTGAATGCCGCACTAGCCTGTGCTCAACTTGAGCAACTAGGTGCTTTTTTAGAAAATAAGCGGGAATTGGCTACCAAGTATAAGCTCTTCTTTGAAGGAGTTGAGGGAGTGGAATTTGTGACAGAGGAGTCAGATGCAAAAGCAAACTATTGGCTGAATGTGCTTTTATTAGAAAGTAAGGAAGCAAGAGACGCTTTCTTAACCGAGGCAAACAGCAATGGCGTTATGGTGCGCCCTGCATGGACTCTGATGCACAAACTGCCAATGTTCCAGGATAATTTGCATGGCGATGTAAGTGTGAGTACGTGGATCGAAGAGCGGTTAGTAAATATTCCGAGTAGCGTTAGATTATAG
- a CDS encoding NAD-dependent 4,6-dehydratase LegB — protein MEISNKKVLVTGADGFIGSHLVERLLEEGCSVRAFVYYNSFNSWGWLDSLPKEKLSQIEIFAGDVRDPNGVRTAMKDIEVVFHLAALIAIPFSYHSPDSYIDTNVKGTLNIVQAAKDLGVERVLVTSTSEVYGTAQYIPIDEKHPRQPQSPYSASKIGADCIADSFYRSFNLPLTIVRPFNTYGPRQSARAVIPTIITQLLQGKTEIKLGDLTPTRDLLFVKDTANGFVEIAKSDSLIGEDCNIATESEISVGDLAQSLINQINPQARIIQDEVRLRPEKSEVFRLYGANAKIKSNTNWSLKYTLEEGLAETIEWFRNKENLRQYKADIYNI, from the coding sequence ATGGAAATAAGCAATAAAAAAGTTTTGGTTACGGGAGCAGACGGTTTTATTGGAAGCCACTTAGTAGAGCGATTATTAGAGGAAGGCTGTAGTGTAAGAGCATTTGTCTATTACAATTCATTCAATAGCTGGGGCTGGCTTGATTCACTTCCTAAGGAGAAACTATCCCAAATTGAAATTTTTGCTGGAGATGTACGTGATCCTAATGGGGTTCGTACAGCAATGAAAGACATAGAGGTTGTTTTCCACCTGGCCGCTTTGATTGCCATTCCTTTTAGCTATCACTCACCAGACAGCTACATTGACACCAATGTGAAAGGTACACTAAACATTGTTCAGGCAGCCAAAGATCTGGGCGTAGAACGAGTTCTGGTAACATCTACCTCAGAGGTCTACGGTACTGCACAATATATTCCAATCGACGAGAAGCACCCTAGGCAGCCTCAATCACCGTACTCAGCCTCTAAGATCGGAGCAGACTGTATTGCCGATTCCTTTTACAGGAGTTTCAACCTGCCTCTAACTATTGTAAGGCCGTTCAACACTTATGGGCCGCGTCAGTCGGCTAGAGCGGTAATTCCTACTATCATCACGCAGTTGTTACAAGGAAAGACAGAGATCAAACTTGGCGATCTTACGCCTACACGTGATCTTCTGTTTGTGAAAGATACAGCCAATGGATTTGTTGAAATAGCGAAATCAGATAGCTTGATTGGCGAGGATTGTAATATTGCAACTGAGTCTGAAATCTCTGTTGGAGATTTAGCACAGAGCCTGATCAATCAAATCAATCCACAAGCTAGAATAATTCAGGATGAAGTGCGCCTTAGACCTGAAAAAAGTGAAGTATTCCGCTTGTATGGCGCCAATGCTAAAATTAAGAGCAATACGAACTGGAGCTTGAAGTATACCTTGGAAGAAGGTCTTGCCGAAACGATTGAGTGGTTCCGTAATAAGGAAAACTTGCGTCAGTACAAAGCAGACATCTATAATATATAA